Proteins found in one Maridesulfovibrio sp. genomic segment:
- the rpsI gene encoding 30S ribosomal protein S9: MSKDFNYATGRRKNAVARTRLYEGTGAITVNGKPYEDYFPRKTLQMIVQQPLKLTKNLGKFDIKVNADGGGVAGQAQAVRHGISRALLEVDPELRPILKRAGLLTRDARKKERKKYGQPGARAKFQYSKR, encoded by the coding sequence ATGAGTAAAGATTTCAATTACGCTACTGGCAGAAGAAAAAACGCTGTTGCCCGTACCCGCCTTTATGAGGGAACCGGTGCAATCACCGTTAACGGTAAACCTTACGAAGATTACTTTCCTCGTAAAACCCTGCAGATGATCGTTCAGCAGCCCCTGAAACTTACCAAAAACCTCGGCAAGTTCGACATCAAAGTCAACGCTGACGGTGGCGGTGTGGCAGGTCAGGCACAGGCAGTAAGACACGGTATCTCCCGTGCACTGCTTGAAGTTGATCCTGAACTTCGTCCTATCCTCAAACGTGCAGGCCTCCTGACTCGTGACGCTCGTAAGAAAGAGCGTAAAAAATACGGTCAGCCCGGCGCACGTGCTAAATTCCAGTACTCCAAGCGTTAA
- the rplM gene encoding 50S ribosomal protein L13, producing MKTYIPKEEDISREWFVVDAEDMVLGRLATQIANKLRGKDKAMFTPHVDTGDFVVVLNADKIKVTGAKMDKKYYYKHTNHPGGLKSRTLRVMLEKNPEVVIETAVRGMLPKSSLGREMIKKLKVYAGTDHPHTAQQPKVLEF from the coding sequence ATGAAGACATATATTCCTAAAGAAGAAGACATCAGCCGCGAATGGTTCGTAGTTGATGCAGAAGATATGGTACTCGGTCGCCTTGCTACCCAGATCGCCAACAAACTCAGAGGAAAAGACAAAGCAATGTTTACTCCTCATGTTGATACCGGCGATTTCGTTGTCGTGCTTAACGCAGACAAAATCAAAGTGACCGGCGCCAAGATGGACAAAAAGTACTACTACAAGCACACAAACCACCCCGGTGGTCTGAAATCCAGAACCCTCCGGGTTATGCTGGAAAAAAATCCTGAAGTAGTCATCGAGACCGCAGTTCGCGGCATGCTTCCTAAGAGCAGCCTCGGCAGAGAAATGATCAAAAAGCTGAAAGTTTACGCTGGTACTGATCATCCTCACACTGCGCAGCAGCCCAAAGTACTGGAATTCTAA
- the alaS gene encoding alanine--tRNA ligase produces MKASEIREKFLKYFEKNGHKIVHSSSLVPKDDPTLLFTNAGMVQFKNTFLGQEKRDYVRATTSQKCLRVGGKHNDLENVGRTARHHTFFEMLGNFSFGDYFKEDAIKFCWKFLTEELNLPKDKLYVTIYTDDDEADELWQKAVNFPAERIYRLGEKENFWSMGDTGPCGPCSEVHIDQGEDMSCGPNCGIGKCDCDRYLEIWNLVFMQYDQDEEGNRVPLPRPSIDTGMGLERITAVCQGVQSNFETDIFQPMIQAVAKKAGVKYKDDPEIDTALQVIADHSRSIAFLITDQILPSNEGRGYVLRRLIRRAFRFGRLLGLTDPFLHETTGMVVEQMSGQFPELLSNKDFMARMVKEEEERFSQTLDKGLIILEEEMEALGKAGEKVITGETAFKLYDTFGFPLDIINDVAEKQGFQVDEDGFNAAMKEQKDRAKAAWKGSGEKNSGAIFRQVLEAGLKNSFTGYSELSTESRIVNLLSEEGQHLERMTQGQGGWIITAATPFYGESGGQMGDTGAVGTMTGNAEVLETVKASAGLTASKIFVSEGELLIDQEAKLEVSQETRAATERNHTVTHLLHAALKNVLGDHVKQSGSLVGPDRLRFDFTHIAAMTTEEISQVENEVNRAILGDTPVVVQEMSNDEAVKKGATALFGEKYGDVVRVVEIPGESMELCGGTHLKATGEAGTFMILSESGVAAGIRRIEAATGWNSLKFLQEQRAEVAKSSAMLKAAPGQLTARIAALQSQVKELTRANDKLQSKLASGAGADLMSSVEEIGGVKLLAAKLEVTNVKALRDQADALKSKMDSGIFCLAAQVDDGKVSLIIAVTKDLHDRFKAGALIKPVAAEVGGGGGGRPDMAQAGGTNPAGIEKAFATLKKLVAES; encoded by the coding sequence ATGAAGGCCAGTGAAATCAGAGAAAAATTCCTTAAGTATTTCGAGAAGAACGGTCATAAAATCGTACACAGCTCTTCCCTTGTTCCCAAGGACGACCCGACCCTGCTTTTTACCAATGCAGGGATGGTGCAGTTCAAGAACACTTTCCTCGGTCAGGAAAAAAGGGATTATGTACGGGCGACAACTTCCCAGAAATGTCTGCGCGTCGGCGGCAAGCACAACGACCTTGAAAATGTAGGCCGTACAGCTCGTCACCACACCTTCTTTGAAATGCTCGGAAACTTTTCTTTTGGCGACTACTTCAAAGAAGACGCCATTAAATTTTGCTGGAAATTCCTGACTGAAGAACTGAATCTCCCCAAAGATAAACTTTACGTCACCATTTATACTGATGACGATGAAGCGGATGAACTGTGGCAAAAAGCTGTTAACTTTCCCGCTGAACGTATTTACCGTCTCGGTGAGAAAGAAAACTTCTGGTCCATGGGCGACACCGGCCCCTGCGGTCCCTGCTCCGAAGTACACATAGATCAGGGCGAGGACATGAGCTGCGGCCCCAACTGCGGTATCGGCAAATGTGATTGTGACCGCTACCTTGAGATCTGGAACCTCGTGTTCATGCAATACGACCAGGACGAAGAAGGCAACCGCGTCCCGCTTCCGCGCCCCTCCATTGATACAGGCATGGGCCTTGAGCGCATTACTGCTGTTTGTCAGGGCGTACAGTCCAACTTCGAAACCGATATTTTTCAGCCCATGATTCAGGCTGTAGCCAAAAAAGCTGGCGTTAAATATAAAGATGACCCTGAAATCGATACAGCTCTTCAGGTTATCGCCGACCATTCCCGCTCCATTGCTTTTCTGATCACTGATCAGATCCTACCTTCTAATGAAGGACGTGGTTACGTGCTGCGCCGCTTAATCCGCCGCGCATTCCGTTTTGGCCGCCTGCTCGGCCTGACCGATCCTTTCCTGCACGAAACTACCGGTATGGTTGTTGAGCAGATGAGCGGTCAGTTCCCGGAACTGCTGAGCAACAAAGATTTCATGGCCCGCATGGTCAAGGAAGAAGAAGAACGTTTCAGCCAGACTCTAGACAAAGGGCTGATCATCCTTGAAGAAGAAATGGAAGCACTGGGCAAAGCGGGCGAAAAAGTCATCACCGGTGAAACCGCTTTCAAACTCTATGATACTTTTGGTTTTCCGCTGGACATTATCAATGATGTTGCTGAAAAACAGGGGTTTCAGGTTGATGAAGACGGCTTTAATGCTGCGATGAAAGAACAGAAAGACCGCGCCAAGGCCGCGTGGAAAGGTTCCGGAGAAAAGAATTCCGGCGCTATTTTCCGTCAGGTTCTGGAAGCCGGTCTCAAGAACAGCTTCACCGGGTATTCCGAGCTGTCCACTGAATCACGTATTGTTAATCTGCTTTCGGAAGAAGGGCAGCATCTTGAACGCATGACTCAGGGACAGGGAGGCTGGATAATCACAGCTGCTACTCCTTTCTACGGAGAATCAGGCGGTCAGATGGGCGACACCGGAGCTGTCGGAACCATGACAGGTAATGCTGAAGTGCTGGAAACAGTTAAGGCTTCCGCCGGTCTTACCGCATCTAAAATTTTCGTAAGTGAAGGCGAACTGCTCATTGATCAGGAAGCCAAGCTTGAGGTTTCCCAGGAAACAAGAGCCGCAACAGAGCGTAACCACACAGTTACACACCTGCTGCACGCAGCTCTTAAAAATGTTCTGGGAGACCACGTAAAGCAGTCCGGGTCACTGGTGGGACCTGACAGACTGCGTTTTGACTTCACCCACATTGCGGCCATGACGACCGAAGAAATCAGTCAGGTTGAAAATGAGGTAAACCGTGCTATACTGGGCGACACTCCCGTTGTCGTACAGGAGATGAGCAATGACGAGGCTGTCAAAAAAGGCGCCACCGCATTGTTCGGCGAAAAATACGGTGATGTAGTCAGAGTAGTTGAAATTCCGGGAGAATCCATGGAGCTTTGCGGTGGAACACATCTCAAAGCGACCGGTGAAGCCGGAACATTTATGATTCTGTCCGAATCCGGCGTAGCTGCGGGTATCCGCCGCATCGAAGCCGCTACCGGATGGAATTCTCTTAAATTTCTGCAGGAGCAGCGCGCTGAAGTAGCAAAATCTTCCGCAATGCTCAAAGCAGCACCGGGACAGCTGACCGCAAGAATCGCGGCTTTGCAGTCTCAGGTGAAGGAACTGACCCGGGCCAATGACAAGCTTCAGTCAAAATTGGCTTCCGGTGCAGGTGCGGACCTCATGAGTTCCGTAGAAGAGATTGGCGGAGTCAAACTGCTCGCAGCCAAGCTCGAAGTTACCAATGTCAAAGCCCTGCGTGATCAGGCTGATGCCTTAAAATCCAAGATGGATTCCGGTATCTTCTGCCTTGCCGCACAGGTTGATGACGGTAAAGTTTCCCTGATTATCGCCGTGACCAAGGACTTGCACGATAGATTCAAGGCCGGCGCATTAATCAAACCCGTTGCAGCTGAGGTAGGCGGTGGTGGTGGCGGCAGGCCCGATATGGCGCAGGCCGGTGGAACCAACCCCGCTGGAATTGAAAAAGCATTCGCAACCCTCAAGAAACTGGTTGCAGAGTCATAA
- the recA gene encoding recombinase RecA, with translation MSKKNVNPEELRKAALSTALTTIERKFGKGSIMRLDSDAAHNIPVIPTGSISLDMALGIGGIPKGRITEVYGPESSGKTTLALHVIAECQKAGGTAAFVDAEHALDVKYAKRLGVNTDELLISQPDYGEQALEITDLLVRSGAIDIVIIDSVAALIPQAELEGNMGETQVGGQARLMSHALRKLTGTIHKSKAVVLFINQIRMKIGMTGYGSPETTSGGNALKFYASVRLDIRRIQTLKDKDEVFGSRTRIKVIKNKVAPPFREALVDILYGTGMSREGELLDLGVDHGVVDKSGAWYAFGSERLGQGKENVRQFLLETPELRQQIEDKLLIHLGVKEDPDANVDDKVDEQGPAE, from the coding sequence ATGAGCAAAAAGAATGTAAATCCCGAAGAACTCCGCAAGGCGGCCTTAAGCACAGCCCTGACTACCATTGAACGTAAGTTTGGTAAGGGTTCAATCATGCGCCTTGATTCCGATGCAGCGCATAATATTCCAGTGATTCCCACCGGGTCCATCAGCCTTGATATGGCTCTGGGCATCGGCGGCATCCCTAAGGGCAGAATCACTGAGGTATACGGCCCGGAATCTTCCGGTAAAACAACACTTGCCCTGCATGTTATCGCAGAATGCCAGAAAGCAGGCGGAACAGCTGCATTTGTTGATGCAGAGCACGCCCTTGATGTAAAATACGCCAAAAGACTTGGCGTAAACACTGACGAACTGCTCATTTCCCAGCCGGACTACGGCGAACAGGCTCTGGAGATTACCGACCTGCTGGTACGCTCAGGAGCCATCGATATTGTGATCATTGACTCCGTTGCAGCACTCATTCCTCAGGCCGAGCTTGAAGGAAACATGGGTGAAACCCAGGTCGGCGGACAGGCAAGACTTATGTCACATGCCCTTAGAAAACTGACCGGAACCATCCACAAATCCAAAGCTGTCGTACTTTTCATCAACCAGATACGTATGAAAATCGGTATGACAGGATACGGCAGCCCCGAAACAACTTCCGGCGGTAACGCCCTGAAATTCTACGCCTCAGTACGCTTGGATATCCGTAGAATCCAGACCCTTAAAGATAAGGATGAAGTTTTCGGCTCCAGAACAAGAATTAAGGTTATTAAGAACAAAGTTGCGCCGCCCTTCCGTGAAGCGCTGGTGGATATTCTCTACGGAACAGGCATGTCCCGCGAGGGAGAACTGCTCGACCTTGGAGTTGACCACGGCGTCGTGGACAAATCCGGTGCATGGTATGCTTTTGGCTCTGAACGTTTAGGACAGGGTAAGGAAAACGTACGTCAGTTCCTTCTTGAAACACCGGAACTGCGGCAGCAGATTGAAGATAAACTGCTCATTCACCTCGGCGTCAAAGAGGACCCCGACGCGAATGTAGACGATAAGGTTGACGAACAAGGTCCGGCAGAGTAA
- a CDS encoding tRNA(5-methylaminomethyl-2-thiouridylate) methyltransferase, which yields MNKQYDALALFSGGLDSILACKVIQDQGLKVLGLHFITPFFGNPEKIDHWQKIYGVEIIPVDISEKYIQMMMDVPEHGMGKLVNPCVDCKIMMISHAKTLMKEYGAKFIISGEVTGQRPMSQRPPVLNAIRNSSGTEDILLRPLCARSQPESAAEKSGLVDREKLPNIFGRGRKVQLQMAKEYGFSEIPTPAGGCKLTEQENAARYFPLLRRLNEADVNSFQLAITGRQFWAGNKMLVIGRNQKDNERIEDLYEADDYLFEVSGFPGPLSIGRAYCGDEWTQQEVLDAAAMTASFSPKAVKSGEEIHVAVIGPEGEMVVKIMPSRETPFAHPTLDGLKEWKKERAEAKKA from the coding sequence ATGAATAAACAATATGACGCTTTGGCCCTGTTTTCCGGGGGTCTCGACAGTATACTGGCCTGCAAGGTCATCCAAGATCAGGGGTTGAAAGTCTTAGGTCTGCATTTTATCACGCCTTTTTTCGGTAATCCCGAAAAGATTGATCACTGGCAGAAAATTTACGGTGTGGAAATCATTCCTGTAGACATCAGTGAAAAATATATTCAGATGATGATGGATGTGCCCGAACACGGTATGGGAAAGCTGGTCAATCCTTGTGTTGACTGTAAAATTATGATGATCAGCCATGCCAAAACCTTAATGAAAGAGTACGGGGCTAAATTTATCATTTCCGGTGAAGTTACCGGGCAGCGGCCGATGTCACAGCGTCCGCCTGTCCTTAATGCCATCCGCAACAGCTCCGGTACTGAAGATATACTTCTCCGTCCGCTCTGTGCACGTTCACAGCCCGAAAGCGCCGCGGAAAAGTCCGGTCTTGTCGACCGTGAAAAATTACCAAATATTTTTGGTCGCGGCCGTAAGGTTCAGCTACAGATGGCCAAAGAGTACGGTTTTTCAGAAATTCCCACTCCTGCCGGCGGTTGCAAGCTCACCGAGCAGGAGAATGCTGCCCGCTATTTCCCGCTTCTGCGGCGTCTTAATGAAGCGGACGTTAATTCTTTTCAACTCGCAATTACAGGACGGCAGTTCTGGGCCGGAAACAAGATGCTGGTTATCGGGCGCAATCAGAAGGACAATGAGCGCATTGAAGACCTTTATGAAGCGGATGATTATCTCTTTGAGGTTAGCGGCTTTCCCGGTCCGCTCAGCATCGGACGAGCCTATTGCGGTGATGAATGGACGCAGCAGGAAGTTCTCGACGCAGCAGCCATGACCGCTTCATTCTCGCCCAAGGCAGTTAAGTCCGGTGAGGAAATTCACGTGGCCGTTATCGGGCCTGAAGGGGAAATGGTTGTAAAGATTATGCCCAGTCGTGAGACTCCTTTTGCCCACCCCACACTTGACGGCCTGAAAGAATGGAAAAAAGAACGCGCAGAGGCAAAAAAGGCGTAA
- a CDS encoding calcium/sodium antiporter yields the protein MLSNVLFFVLSIFLLWFGADWIVESASKIAKKYKVSDLVIGLTIVAFGTSAPEFLVTATAAFKGLSDISLSNVVGSNIFNLGFILGLMALIKPLPTNRSLALRDAPLLLATTALILGLAYFDMLDRSAGIMLLCILGGYIGYLMVHSKRAAGAMAGIVPEVEDDDGTELSGKDWLKLLVGFVGIALGGEFMVDSASEIARHFGVSNWVIGMTIVAAGTSLPELVTCLAASLKGRNEMLLGNLIGSDFFNFAGVLGLTCLMRPLEVSPDALPGLTVLVGMVGLVLVFIRTGWKVSRLEGAILVLLSIGRWVFDFMG from the coding sequence ATGCTTTCCAATGTATTGTTCTTTGTTCTGAGTATCTTTCTGTTATGGTTCGGTGCCGACTGGATTGTAGAATCTGCTTCAAAGATTGCAAAGAAATACAAGGTGTCAGATCTGGTTATCGGATTGACAATTGTGGCTTTCGGTACATCCGCGCCTGAATTTTTGGTTACGGCCACTGCCGCATTCAAGGGACTTTCCGATATTTCCCTCTCGAATGTTGTGGGCTCCAATATTTTTAATCTGGGGTTCATTCTGGGCTTGATGGCCTTGATCAAGCCCCTGCCGACCAACAGGTCTTTGGCTTTGCGTGATGCACCGCTACTGCTGGCAACCACTGCCCTCATTCTGGGGCTGGCCTATTTTGATATGCTGGACCGTTCCGCCGGGATTATGCTGTTGTGTATCCTTGGCGGCTACATCGGCTACCTGATGGTTCATTCAAAAAGGGCGGCCGGCGCCATGGCCGGTATTGTGCCGGAAGTGGAAGATGATGACGGGACTGAATTGAGTGGCAAGGATTGGCTCAAATTACTGGTCGGATTCGTGGGTATCGCTTTGGGCGGGGAATTTATGGTTGATTCAGCCTCGGAGATTGCACGTCATTTCGGCGTTTCCAACTGGGTGATAGGTATGACTATCGTCGCGGCCGGAACTTCTCTGCCGGAGCTGGTTACCTGCCTTGCCGCTTCGCTGAAAGGTCGCAATGAAATGTTGCTCGGTAACCTGATTGGGAGTGACTTTTTTAATTTCGCTGGTGTTCTAGGTCTGACCTGCCTGATGCGGCCTCTGGAAGTTTCTCCGGACGCATTGCCAGGATTGACCGTACTGGTAGGAATGGTCGGGCTGGTGCTTGTTTTTATCCGAACAGGCTGGAAAGTCAGCAGACTGGAAGGTGCGATCCTCGTACTACTGAGCATAGGGCGATGGGTATTTGATTTTATGGGCTAG
- a CDS encoding TOBE domain-containing protein produces MELSARNLIPGKIKEITVGMVNAEVVIEVAPGVEVVSIITKNSVERMGLKKGDDIKAMIKATSVMVAK; encoded by the coding sequence ATGGAACTTAGCGCAAGAAATCTTATCCCCGGAAAAATCAAAGAAATCACTGTTGGCATGGTTAATGCCGAGGTTGTAATTGAAGTTGCTCCGGGAGTGGAAGTAGTATCTATCATCACTAAAAATTCCGTTGAAAGAATGGGACTTAAAAAAGGTGATGATATCAAAGCCATGATTAAAGCAACCAGCGTTATGGTTGCCAAATAA
- a CDS encoding oligopeptide:H+ symporter codes for MSQSSSGAFRHPKPFYLLFSVEMWERFGYYGMQALLVLFMVKKLGFDDNLADQTFSAFAALVYAFICAGGYIGDKILGNRRTMFLGAAVLAAGYGLLGFDCERFLYPALGIIIAGNGLFKANPSALVSKLYEKGDSQVDGAFTLYYMAINVGSFAAMSLCPIIQKHYGWDAGFFTCFIGMGIAIINFIVFRSILDPIGSDPDFEPLNIKKLLLTVIGTAGIAGISALLLVHLTLAHEILYGALVVVAVLYVREIMRAEPHEKANLIICLILMAEAIVFFALYQQMPTSLNLFAARNVNPYIFGIPVEAASFQALNPFWVMVLSPVLAVLYARLDRGGRDLSLPGKFALGMMMCCAAFMTLAFVAKYHADANGFVSGNWLVLSYGFQSLGELLVSGLGLAMVARLTPERSMGFMMGAWFMFQSVAMVIGGEIATMASVPEHGVTAMQSLQIYDSLFLKIGTATGAIGLVMTAFVPVLKKYIRD; via the coding sequence ATGTCGCAGAGTTCAAGCGGTGCTTTCAGACATCCCAAGCCATTTTATCTACTCTTCTCCGTGGAAATGTGGGAACGGTTCGGTTATTACGGGATGCAGGCCCTTCTGGTCTTATTTATGGTCAAGAAGCTGGGGTTCGATGATAATCTGGCGGACCAGACCTTTAGCGCTTTTGCCGCGCTTGTTTATGCATTTATCTGCGCAGGTGGATATATCGGGGATAAAATTCTCGGTAATCGCCGGACCATGTTTTTGGGGGCTGCTGTGCTGGCTGCCGGATACGGACTGCTGGGATTCGACTGCGAAAGGTTTCTTTATCCGGCACTGGGAATCATCATTGCCGGGAACGGATTGTTTAAGGCCAACCCCTCGGCGCTGGTTTCCAAGCTTTATGAAAAAGGCGACTCGCAGGTGGACGGCGCTTTTACTCTCTATTACATGGCGATTAATGTCGGTTCGTTTGCGGCTATGTCTCTTTGTCCCATCATTCAAAAACATTATGGCTGGGATGCCGGATTTTTTACCTGCTTTATCGGTATGGGCATAGCCATAATCAACTTCATTGTTTTTCGTTCCATTCTTGATCCCATCGGTTCAGATCCTGATTTTGAACCGCTGAATATTAAAAAACTGTTACTGACCGTGATCGGGACCGCAGGCATTGCCGGTATTTCAGCTTTACTGCTGGTTCATCTAACTCTTGCCCATGAAATTCTTTACGGCGCTCTTGTGGTTGTTGCCGTTCTTTATGTGCGTGAAATTATGCGCGCCGAGCCTCACGAAAAGGCCAATCTCATCATCTGCTTGATTCTTATGGCCGAAGCGATTGTTTTCTTCGCCCTTTATCAGCAGATGCCCACTTCTCTTAATCTTTTCGCTGCCCGCAATGTAAATCCTTATATCTTCGGCATTCCGGTGGAAGCGGCTTCTTTTCAGGCTTTGAATCCGTTTTGGGTCATGGTCCTGAGTCCCGTACTGGCCGTTCTTTATGCCCGTCTGGATCGCGGCGGCAGGGATCTTTCACTTCCCGGTAAATTTGCGCTGGGCATGATGATGTGCTGCGCTGCATTCATGACGCTTGCGTTTGTTGCCAAATATCATGCCGATGCAAACGGTTTTGTTTCCGGTAACTGGCTGGTGTTGAGTTATGGCTTTCAAAGCCTCGGCGAGTTGCTGGTCAGCGGACTCGGTCTGGCGATGGTGGCTCGTTTGACCCCGGAACGCTCCATGGGGTTCATGATGGGGGCATGGTTTATGTTTCAGTCGGTGGCAATGGTTATCGGCGGAGAGATAGCCACCATGGCGAGTGTTCCCGAACACGGGGTGACTGCTA